The sequence CCGGGACCATCACCGTGAGAATGTCTCCTTTAGGGTGGGTTGTCACATCTTTAACTTGTCGGATGGTTTTGCAAAAAATCAGAACGCAAGAACGGAAGCGCAGCCTAATGCGTTGCCGGCCATCTGGAAAGCGCTCCAACAGCTGGGCTTCTTTAAGATTGTCAGACAGGCGGGACCACTGTTGGTAGTCGCTTAGAAGCGCCCACGCCTTCTCGGGCTCGGCGGCCAACAGCACATCGAAGGTGACCTGATAGCTTCCCTTATCGTGAGTGATCTCTAGAGTCCGAATGGTGACCGCGACAGCCTGTGCCGGGGTAAACAACGTGATCGTGAAGGTCAGTAGCAGTAAGGGCCCAGCTCGGAATCTCACGGTAGTAGCTAAAGTAATACAACGGTCTCTCTACATTAGAGATGACGGTATGCAAACTAGTTCCACAACTCCTTCAACACTAATAGAACGTGTTTCATGGTAGCAACGCTGCCAGGGCTTGTTTTGCTTACACCCTGACTGGATGATCAGGGCCAAACACATAGGGAGCCCGATTCTCCATGCCCGTCAACCTCCGCTATCGCC is a genomic window of Gammaproteobacteria bacterium containing:
- a CDS encoding SRPBCC family protein; this encodes MRFRAGPLLLLTFTITLFTPAQAVAVTIRTLEITHDKGSYQVTFDVLLAAEPEKAWALLSDYQQWSRLSDNLKEAQLLERFPDGRQRIRLRFRSCVLIFCKTIRQVKDVTTHPKGDILTVMVPEQGDFTSGWEHWRILAEQDKTRVHYNAEIVPGFRLPPLIGPSILKHKLRRTLIGMAKKLETLAAP